From a single Phocoena sinus isolate mPhoSin1 chromosome 1, mPhoSin1.pri, whole genome shotgun sequence genomic region:
- the LOC116752619 gene encoding uncharacterized protein LOC116752619 — protein MKEICRICARELCGNQRRWIFHTTSKLNLQVLLSHVLGKDVSRDGKAEFACSKCAFMLDRIYRFDTVIARIEALSIERLQKLLLEKDRLKFCIASMYRKNNDDTGAETKAGNGTVDISGLPDVRYSALLQEDFAYSGFECWVENEDQTQELHSCHASEGPGNRPRRCRGCAALRVADSDYEAICKVPRKVAKSISYGPSTRWSTSICTEEPALSEVGPPDLPSVKVPPDGESMEEGTPGSSVESLDASVQASPPQQKEEEPERSSKELVKCDCCSDEQAPQHMCNHKLELALSMIKGLDYKPIQSPRGSKLPIPVKSSPPGTRPGHIMTDGVSSGFLNRSLKPLYKTSVSYPLEISDLQELWDDLCEDYLPLRVQVYKMAA, from the coding sequence ATGAAGGAGATTTGCAGGATCTGTGCCCGGGAGCTGTGCGGAAACCAGCGGCGCTGGATCTTCCACACGACATCCAAGCTCAACCTCCAGGTTCTGCTGTCGCATGTCCTGGGCAAGGATGTCTCCCGGGATGGCAAAGCTGAGTTTGCTTGCAGCAAGTGTGCTTTCATGCTTGATCGGATCTATAGATTCGACACCGTCATTGCCCGGATCGAAGCCCTTTCTATCGAGCGCTTGCAGAAGCTGCTGCTGGAGAAGGACCGCCTCAAGTTCTGCATTGCTAGCATGTATCGGAAGAATAACGATGACACTGGCGCGGAGACCAAGGCAGGGAATGGAACGGTTGACATTTCCGGCTTACCCGATGTAAGATACTCTGCACTGCTCCAGGAGGACTTTGCCTATTCAGGGTTTGAGTGCTGGGTAGAAAATGAGGATCAGACTCAGGAGCTACACAGCTGTCATGCTTCGGAAGGCCCCGGAAACCGACCCAGGAGATGCCGTGGTTGTGCAGCTTTGCGGGTTGCTGATTCAGACTATGAAGCCATTTGTAAGGTGCCTCGAAAAGTGGCAAAAAGTATCTCGTATGGCCCTTCTACCAGGTGGTCCACCAGCATTTGCACTGAAGAACCAGCATTGTCTGAGGTTGGGCCACCGGATTTACCAAGTGTGAAGGTACCCCCAGATGGAGAAAGCATGGAAGAAGGGACACCGGGATCCTCTGTGGAATCTTTGGATGCAAGTGTCCAGGCTAGTCCTCCACAGCAAAAGGAAGAGGAACCTGAGAGAAGTTCAAAGGAACTTGTAAAATGTGACTGTTGTTCAGATGAACAGGCCCCACAGCATATGTGTAACCACAAGCTGGAGCTAGCTCTTAGCATGATTAAAGGTCTTGATTATAAGCCCATCCAGAGCCCCCGAGGGAGCAAGCTTCCTATTCCAGTGAAATCCAGCCCACCTGGAACCAGGCCTGGCCATATCATGACAGATGGAGTTAGTTCTGGTTTCCTTAACAGGTCTTTGAAACCCCTTTACAAGACATCCGTGAGTTATCCCTTGGAGATTTCAGACCTCCAGGAGCTGTGGGATGATCTCTGTGAAGATTATTTGCCACTTCGGGTCCAGGTATACAAAATGGCTGCATAG